The following proteins are co-located in the Tachysurus vachellii isolate PV-2020 chromosome 19, HZAU_Pvac_v1, whole genome shotgun sequence genome:
- the zgc:158659 gene encoding phosphatidylinositol 4,5-bisphosphate 3-kinase catalytic subunit alpha isoform gives MAPRPSSGELWGLHLMPPRILVDCCLPNGMLVSLECLREAPLISIKQQLFTEARKYPLYHLLQEESCYIFVGVTQEAEREEFYDETRRLCDLRLFHPILKVIEPLGNREEKILNREIGFAIGMPICEFELVKDSEVQDFRRSILSVCREAMEEREGGGPHTHALYVYPPSVESSPQLPQHIYAKLDKGRLIVTIWVVVSPSNAKQKYTLKIAHDCVPEQLIAEAIRKKTRSMHLSAQQLRLCVQEYQGQYILKVCGCDEYLLEKYPLSQYKYIRSCIIVGKLPHLMLVSKDSVYDQLPCSGFVTPSYSRRTPQPSPSPGGGDPTNPRSLWTFNAHTPLRIRLICATYVNVNIRDIDKIYVRTGIYHGGEPLCDNVNTQRVPCSNPRWNEWLMYDITLTDLPRAARLCLSICSVKGRKGAKEEHCPLAWGNVNLFDYKDTLVSGKVALSLWPVPHGLEDLLNPIGVAGSNPNKETPCVELEFPSFNHTVVFPDEQQIEEHANWIISRELGYNYSLSLSNRLVCDSSISQAEAEQLRALCNRDPLYELSEQEKDFLWRHRHYCVNIPECLPKLLLSVKWNSRDEVSQMYCLLRDWPLMQPESALELLDCNFPDPMVREFALQCLMQGLTDDKISQYLLQLVQVLKYEMYLDNPLARFLIKKALTNQRIGHFFFWHLKSEMHNKTVSRRFGLLLEAFCRSCGIYLKHLNRQVEAMDKLVNITDMLKHEKKDETQKTQMKFLVEHMSRPDYMEALQGFVSPLNPVHQLGNLRLEECRIMSSAKRPLWLNWENPDIMSELLFTNNEIIFKNGDDLRQDMLTLQIIRIMESIWQNQGLDLRMLPYGCLSIGDCVGLIEVVRNSFTIMQIQCKGGLKGALQFNSNTLHHWIREKNKGENYDSAIDLFTRSCAGYCVATFILGIGDRHNSNIMVKENGQLFHIDFGHFLDHKKKKFGYKRERVPFVLTQDFLIVISKGVPECTKTKEFERFQEMCYKAYLAIRQHACLFINLFSLLLGCGMPELQSFDDISYLRKTLALEKSQQEALEYFTKQMNDAHHGGWTTKMDWIFHTIRHMPNEH, from the exons CTACACCTGATGCCCCCCCGTATTTTGGTGGATTGCTGTTTACCCAACGGGATGCTCGTCAGTCTGGAGTGTTTACGTGAAGCTCCACTCATCAGCATCAAACAGCAGCTATTTACAGAGGCCCGCAAATACCCCCTCTACCACCTCCTGCAG GAGGAGTCATGTTACATCTTTGTGGGTGTGACCCAGGAGGCAGAGAGGGAGGAGTTTTATGATGAAACACGGCGACTGTGTGACCTTCGACTTTTCCATCCTATCCTGAAGGTCATCGAACCGCTTGGTAACCGAGAAGAGAAGATCCTCAACCGTGAGATTG gaTTTGCTATAGGAATGCCGATCTGTGAGTTTGAGCTGGTGAAGGACTCGGAGGTGCAGGACTTCAGGAGGAGCatcctgagtgtgtgtagggaggCAATGGAGGAGCGTGAGGGAggaggaccacacacacacgctctgtaCGTTTACCCCCCCAGCGTGGAGTCATCACCACAACTACCACAACACATCTATGCCAAACTCGACAAAG gGCGTTTGATTGTAACCATCTGGGTGGTGGTGTCTCCGTCTAATGCCAAGCAGAAGTACACGCTGAAGATCGCTCACGACTGTGTGCCAGAGCAACTGATCGCTGAGGCCATCAGAAAGAAGACACGCAGTATGCACCTGTCGGCCCAGCAGCTCCgcctgtgtgtgcaggagtatCAGGGACAGTATATCCTCAAGGTGTGTGGCTGTGATGAGTACCTGCTGGAGAAGTACCCGCTCAGCCAGTACAAG tacatcCGCAGTTGTATCATTGTGGGGAAGCTGCCACACCTCATGTTGGTCAGTAAGGACAGTGTGTATGATCAGTTGCCATGCAGTGGCTTCGTCACTCCGTCATACAGCCGTCGGACGCCCCAGCCGAGCCCAAGCCCTGGAGGGGGCGACCCCACTAACCCCCGCTCACTCTGGACCTTCAATGCTCACACTCCACTCCGCATCAGACTCATCTGCGCCACCTACGTCAATGTCAATATCCGAGACATAGACAAG atctaTGTGAGGACTGGTATATATCATGGAGGAGAGCCTTTATGTGACAATGTCAACACACAGAGAGTTCCATGTTCCAACCcccg GTGGAACGAGTGGCTAATGTATGATATTACTTTGACTGATCTCCCACGTGCTGctcgtctctgtctctccatttgTTCCGTCAAGGGTCGCAAGGGGGCTAAAGAG gagcacTGTCCTCTGGCGTGGGGCAATGTTAATCTGTTTGATTATAAAGACACACTGGTCAGTGGTAAAGTGGCTCTGAGTCTGTGGCCTGTTCCACATGGACTAGAGGATCTGCTCAATCCCATTGGTGTGGCAGGATCCAACCccaacaag GAGACTCCGTGTGTAGAGTTGGAGTTTCCCTCTTTTAATCACACAGTGGTTTTTCCGGATGAACAGCAGATTGAGGAACATGCTAACTGGATCATCTCCCGAGAGCTGGGATACAACTACTCCCTCAGCctg agtaaTCGGTTGGTATGTGACAGCTCTATCTCTCAGGCGGAAGCTGAACAACTTCGTGCTCTCTGCAACCGAGACCCACTTTATGAGCTCTCAGAGCAGGAGAAAGACTTTCTATGGAGACAtcg acaTTACTGTGTGAATATTCCAGAATGTCTTCCCAAACTGCTTTTGTCTGTCAAATGGAACTCACGGGATGAGGTGTCCCAg atgtattGTCTGCTCCGTGATTGGCCCCTTATGCAGCCTGAGTCAGCTCTGGAGTTGTTGGACTGTAATTTTCCTGACCCGATGGTGAGAGAGTTTGCTCTGCAGTGCCTTATGCAGGGACTCACTGATGACAAGATTAGTCAGTACCTACTACAGCTCGTTCAG GTTCTAAAGTATGAGATGTATCTGGATAATCCACTGGCTCGGTTCCTCATTAAAAAagctctgaccaatcagaggatAGGACACTTCTTCTTCTGGCACCTGAA gtcAGAGATGCACAATAAGACAGTGTCTCGACGGTTTGGTTTGCTGTTAGAAGCGTTCTGCAGGTCATGTGGGATTTACCTGAAACACCTAAACAGACAGGTTGAAGCCATGGACAAGCTGGTGAACATCACTGACATGCTGAAACATGAAAAGAAGGATGAGACGCAGAAG ACCCAGATGAAGTTTCTGGTTGAACACATGTCCCGTCCCGATTACATGGAGGCTCTGCAGGGATTTGTCTCTCCTCTGAATCCTGTACACCAACTGGGTAACctcag GTTGGAGGAGTGCAGGATCATGTCTTCAGCAAAGCGTCCTCTTTGGCTGAACTGGGAGAATCCTGACATCATGAGTGAACTTCTCTTCACCAACAACGAGATTATCTTTAAAAATGGAGATG accTGAGGCAGGACATGCTGACACTACAGATCATCAGGATCATGGAGAGCATTTGGCAGAATCAGGGACTCGACCTGCG GATGTTGCCGTACGGGTGTCTCTCTATTGGGGACTGTGTGGGTCTGATTGAGGTGGTGAGGAACTCCTTCACTATAATGCAGATTCAGTGTAAAGGAGGCCTGAAGGGGGCACTACagtttaacagtaacacactgcaCCACTGGATCAGAGAGAAGAACAAGGGGGAGAA ttatgACAGTGCGATCGATCTGTTCACTCGTTCGTGTGCTGGTTACTGTGTAGCCACGTTTATCCTTGGAATTGGAGACAGACACAACAGCAACATCATGGTCAAAGAGAATGGACAg CTGTTCCATATAGACTTTGGACATTTTCTGGAccataagaagaagaagtttgGTTATAAGCGTGAGCGTGTCCCCTTCGTCCTCACACAGGATTTCCTCATCGTCATCAGCAAAGGAGTGCCGGAGTGTACCAAGACCAAGGAGTTtgagag gtttCAGGAGATGTGTTACAAAGCATACCTGGCGATCCGTCAGCACGCATGTCTTTTTATTAACCTGTTCTCATTGTTACTGGGCTGTGGGATGCCCGAGCTGCAGAGCTTCGACGACATCTCCTACCTGAGGAAAACCCTTGCTCTGGAGAAGAGCCAGCAGGAGGCGCTGGAGTACTTCACCAAGCAGATGAACGATGCCCACCATGGCGGCTGGACCACCAAGATGGACTGGATCTTCCACACTATCCGGCACATGCCCAAtgagcactga
- the coro2ab gene encoding coronin-2B isoform X2, translated as MQEHTHTHTHTHTHTVQSPVAAVHPSAVTAGFTTIFKMSWQPPYYGSKFRHVYGKPASKGQNYDGLPITRSVHDNHCCAINPRFIAVVTECAGGGAFIVISIHHKGRVDPHHPRVCGHSAQVLDVKWDPFDDQRIASCSEDYTVKVWQIPCNGLKDDLIKPQKELLGHVRRVGLIEWHPTAKDILLSSAYDYRVCVWRVDNVGVLVVKTPVCVIHTHTGLVMSVSFSEDGSRIATTCRDRRVRVLEPRTGRTLQESCNESHKAFKVLFLSNRNLLLTTGTSKWNQRQFALWDPDDLSEPLLEEDVDGGSGVLFPFYDPDTYILYLAGKGDGNIRYYEVSVEKPYIHFLAEFRSPLPHKGLGVMPKRGLDTVQCEVFRFYRLVPAKDLVEPLSFIVPRKSEDFQEDIYPMTASNEAAMTAQEWLMGQNKGPLLMCLRPETKVQNPYPAPEQDTERSACSLHLLQEHYRAEKPSSQKAGDEINDLSEWQEDETQWNSWRDTHFGVWWCESAAYTPPAGDKELNVFYKQQEEIRSLRQKLSQRDTRIQQLELEIKNIRNQLRASF; from the exons atgtcCTGGCAGCCTCCGTACTACGGATCAAAGTTCCGTCATGTTTATGGAAAACCAGCGAGTAAGGGTCAGAATTATGATGGTCTGCCAATCACCCGCAGTGTCCATGACAACCACTGCTGTGCCATCAATCCGCGCTTCATTGCAGTGGTCACTGAGTGCGCAGGGGGCGGAGCCTTCATCGTCATCTCCATACATCAC aaagGTCGTGTGGACCCTCATCATCCCCGTGTGTGTGGACACAGCGCCCAGGTTCTGGATGTTAAATGGGATCCATTTGATGACCAACGTATAGCTTCCTGTTCTGAAGACTACACG gttaaaGTTTGGCAGATTCCCTGTAATGGACTGAAGGATGATCTGATCAAACCTCAGAAGGAGTTGTTAGGCCATGTCCGGAGGGTGGGGCTTATTGAGTGGCATCCAACCGCAAAAGACATCTTGTTAAGCTCCGCCTATGATTATAGa gtgtgtgtgtggcgtgtagACAATGTGGGTGTGCTGGTGGTGAAGACgccagtgtgtgtgattcacacacacactggcctaGTGATGAGTGTGAGTTTCAGTGAGGATGGCAGCAGAATCGCTACAACATGCAGAGACAGACGAGTCCGAGTCCTTGAGCCGCGCACAGGGCGCACACTTCAg gagtcATGTAATGAGTCTCATAAGGCTTTCAAGGTCCTGTTTCTGTCCAACCGGAACCTGCTGCTCACAACTGGAACTTCCAAATGGAACCAGAGACAGTTTGCCTTGTGGGACCCg gatGATTTATCTGAGCCGTTGTTGGAGGAGGATGTGGATGGAGGTTCTGGtgttctctttcctttttatgACCCTGACACATACATTCTATACCTGGCTGGCAAg ggAGACGGTAATATCCGGTATTATGAAGTGAGTGTGGAGAAACCGTACATACATTTTCTGGCAGAATTTCGTTCTCCACTTCCACACAAGGGCCTag GTGTGATGCCGAAGCGAGGTTTAGACACCGTGCAGTGTGAAGTGTTTCGTTTTTATCGCCTCGTTCCTGCGAAAGACCTGGTGGAGCCGTTATCCTTTATTGTACCAAGAAAG TCTGAGGACTTTCAGGAGGACATTTATCCCATGACAGCGAGCAACGAGGCGGCCATGACGGCTCAGGAGTGGCTCATGGGGCAAAACAAAG GCCCGCTGCTGATGTGCCTGAGACCTGAGACTAAAGTGCAGAACCCGTATCCAGCTCCGGAGCAGGACACTGAGCGCTCAGCCTGCAGCCTGCATCTCCTTCAGGAACACTACAGAGCAGAGAAACCGAGCAGTCAGAAAGCAGGGGATGAAATCAATGACCTATCAGAGTGGCAGGAGGATGAGACTCAGTGGAACAGCtggagagacacacactttggtgtttggtggtgtgaGTCAGCAGCATACACACCACCGGCTGGAGACAAGGAG CTGAATGTGTTTTATAAGCAGCAGGAAGAGATCAGGTCTCTGAGGCAGAAGCTCAGTCAGCGGGACACCAGGATTCAGCAGCTGGAGCTGGAGATCAAGAACATACGCAATCAGCTGAGAGCCTCGTTCTga
- the coro2ab gene encoding coronin-2B isoform X3, whose amino-acid sequence MQEHTHTHTHTHTHTVQSPVAAVHPSAVTAGFTTIFKMSWQPPYYGSKFRHVYGKPASKGQNYDGLPITRSVHDNHCCAINPRFIAVVTECAGGGAFIVISIHHKGRVDPHHPRVCGHSAQVLDVKWDPFDDQRIASCSEDYTVKVWQIPCNGLKDDLIKPQKELLGHVRRVGLIEWHPTAKDILLSSAYDYRVCVWRVDNVGVLVVKTPVCVIHTHTGLVMSVSFSEDGSRIATTCRDRRVRVLEPRTGRTLQESCNESHKAFKVLFLSNRNLLLTTGTSKWNQRQFALWDPDDLSEPLLEEDVDGGSGVLFPFYDPDTYILYLAGKGDGNIRYYEVSVEKPYIHFLAEFRSPLPHKGLGVMPKRGLDTVQCEVFRFYRLVPAKDLVEPLSFIVPRKSEDFQEDIYPMTASNEAAMTAQEWLMGQNKGPLLMCLRPETKVQNPYPAPEQDTERSACSLHLLQEHYRAEKPSSQKAGDEINDLSEWQEDETQWNSWRDTHFGVWWCESAAYTPPAGDKEQEEIRSLRQKLSQRDTRIQQLELEIKNIRNQLRASF is encoded by the exons atgtcCTGGCAGCCTCCGTACTACGGATCAAAGTTCCGTCATGTTTATGGAAAACCAGCGAGTAAGGGTCAGAATTATGATGGTCTGCCAATCACCCGCAGTGTCCATGACAACCACTGCTGTGCCATCAATCCGCGCTTCATTGCAGTGGTCACTGAGTGCGCAGGGGGCGGAGCCTTCATCGTCATCTCCATACATCAC aaagGTCGTGTGGACCCTCATCATCCCCGTGTGTGTGGACACAGCGCCCAGGTTCTGGATGTTAAATGGGATCCATTTGATGACCAACGTATAGCTTCCTGTTCTGAAGACTACACG gttaaaGTTTGGCAGATTCCCTGTAATGGACTGAAGGATGATCTGATCAAACCTCAGAAGGAGTTGTTAGGCCATGTCCGGAGGGTGGGGCTTATTGAGTGGCATCCAACCGCAAAAGACATCTTGTTAAGCTCCGCCTATGATTATAGa gtgtgtgtgtggcgtgtagACAATGTGGGTGTGCTGGTGGTGAAGACgccagtgtgtgtgattcacacacacactggcctaGTGATGAGTGTGAGTTTCAGTGAGGATGGCAGCAGAATCGCTACAACATGCAGAGACAGACGAGTCCGAGTCCTTGAGCCGCGCACAGGGCGCACACTTCAg gagtcATGTAATGAGTCTCATAAGGCTTTCAAGGTCCTGTTTCTGTCCAACCGGAACCTGCTGCTCACAACTGGAACTTCCAAATGGAACCAGAGACAGTTTGCCTTGTGGGACCCg gatGATTTATCTGAGCCGTTGTTGGAGGAGGATGTGGATGGAGGTTCTGGtgttctctttcctttttatgACCCTGACACATACATTCTATACCTGGCTGGCAAg ggAGACGGTAATATCCGGTATTATGAAGTGAGTGTGGAGAAACCGTACATACATTTTCTGGCAGAATTTCGTTCTCCACTTCCACACAAGGGCCTag GTGTGATGCCGAAGCGAGGTTTAGACACCGTGCAGTGTGAAGTGTTTCGTTTTTATCGCCTCGTTCCTGCGAAAGACCTGGTGGAGCCGTTATCCTTTATTGTACCAAGAAAG TCTGAGGACTTTCAGGAGGACATTTATCCCATGACAGCGAGCAACGAGGCGGCCATGACGGCTCAGGAGTGGCTCATGGGGCAAAACAAAG GCCCGCTGCTGATGTGCCTGAGACCTGAGACTAAAGTGCAGAACCCGTATCCAGCTCCGGAGCAGGACACTGAGCGCTCAGCCTGCAGCCTGCATCTCCTTCAGGAACACTACAGAGCAGAGAAACCGAGCAGTCAGAAAGCAGGGGATGAAATCAATGACCTATCAGAGTGGCAGGAGGATGAGACTCAGTGGAACAGCtggagagacacacactttggtgtttggtggtgtgaGTCAGCAGCATACACACCACCGGCTGGAGACAAGGAG CAGGAAGAGATCAGGTCTCTGAGGCAGAAGCTCAGTCAGCGGGACACCAGGATTCAGCAGCTGGAGCTGGAGATCAAGAACATACGCAATCAGCTGAGAGCCTCGTTCTga
- the coro2ab gene encoding coronin-2B isoform X1, giving the protein MQEHTHTHTHTHTHTVQSPVAAVHPSAVTAGFTTIFKMSWQPPYYGSKFRHVYGKPASKGQNYDGLPITRSVHDNHCCAINPRFIAVVTECAGGGAFIVISIHHKGRVDPHHPRVCGHSAQVLDVKWDPFDDQRIASCSEDYTVKVWQIPCNGLKDDLIKPQKELLGHVRRVGLIEWHPTAKDILLSSAYDYRVCVWRVDNVGVLVVKTPVCVIHTHTGLVMSVSFSEDGSRIATTCRDRRVRVLEPRTGRTLQESCNESHKAFKVLFLSNRNLLLTTGTSKWNQRQFALWDPDDLSEPLLEEDVDGGSGVLFPFYDPDTYILYLAGKGDGNIRYYEVSVEKPYIHFLAEFRSPLPHKGLGVMPKRGLDTVQCEVFRFYRLVPAKDLVEPLSFIVPRKSEDFQEDIYPMTASNEAAMTAQEWLMGQNKGPLLMCLRPETKVQNPYPAPEQDTERSACSLHLLQEHYRAEKPSSQKAGDEINDLSEWQEDETQWNSWRDTHFGVWWCESAAYTPPAGDKEQLNVFYKQQEEIRSLRQKLSQRDTRIQQLELEIKNIRNQLRASF; this is encoded by the exons atgtcCTGGCAGCCTCCGTACTACGGATCAAAGTTCCGTCATGTTTATGGAAAACCAGCGAGTAAGGGTCAGAATTATGATGGTCTGCCAATCACCCGCAGTGTCCATGACAACCACTGCTGTGCCATCAATCCGCGCTTCATTGCAGTGGTCACTGAGTGCGCAGGGGGCGGAGCCTTCATCGTCATCTCCATACATCAC aaagGTCGTGTGGACCCTCATCATCCCCGTGTGTGTGGACACAGCGCCCAGGTTCTGGATGTTAAATGGGATCCATTTGATGACCAACGTATAGCTTCCTGTTCTGAAGACTACACG gttaaaGTTTGGCAGATTCCCTGTAATGGACTGAAGGATGATCTGATCAAACCTCAGAAGGAGTTGTTAGGCCATGTCCGGAGGGTGGGGCTTATTGAGTGGCATCCAACCGCAAAAGACATCTTGTTAAGCTCCGCCTATGATTATAGa gtgtgtgtgtggcgtgtagACAATGTGGGTGTGCTGGTGGTGAAGACgccagtgtgtgtgattcacacacacactggcctaGTGATGAGTGTGAGTTTCAGTGAGGATGGCAGCAGAATCGCTACAACATGCAGAGACAGACGAGTCCGAGTCCTTGAGCCGCGCACAGGGCGCACACTTCAg gagtcATGTAATGAGTCTCATAAGGCTTTCAAGGTCCTGTTTCTGTCCAACCGGAACCTGCTGCTCACAACTGGAACTTCCAAATGGAACCAGAGACAGTTTGCCTTGTGGGACCCg gatGATTTATCTGAGCCGTTGTTGGAGGAGGATGTGGATGGAGGTTCTGGtgttctctttcctttttatgACCCTGACACATACATTCTATACCTGGCTGGCAAg ggAGACGGTAATATCCGGTATTATGAAGTGAGTGTGGAGAAACCGTACATACATTTTCTGGCAGAATTTCGTTCTCCACTTCCACACAAGGGCCTag GTGTGATGCCGAAGCGAGGTTTAGACACCGTGCAGTGTGAAGTGTTTCGTTTTTATCGCCTCGTTCCTGCGAAAGACCTGGTGGAGCCGTTATCCTTTATTGTACCAAGAAAG TCTGAGGACTTTCAGGAGGACATTTATCCCATGACAGCGAGCAACGAGGCGGCCATGACGGCTCAGGAGTGGCTCATGGGGCAAAACAAAG GCCCGCTGCTGATGTGCCTGAGACCTGAGACTAAAGTGCAGAACCCGTATCCAGCTCCGGAGCAGGACACTGAGCGCTCAGCCTGCAGCCTGCATCTCCTTCAGGAACACTACAGAGCAGAGAAACCGAGCAGTCAGAAAGCAGGGGATGAAATCAATGACCTATCAGAGTGGCAGGAGGATGAGACTCAGTGGAACAGCtggagagacacacactttggtgtttggtggtgtgaGTCAGCAGCATACACACCACCGGCTGGAGACAAGGAG CAGCTGAATGTGTTTTATAAGCAGCAGGAAGAGATCAGGTCTCTGAGGCAGAAGCTCAGTCAGCGGGACACCAGGATTCAGCAGCTGGAGCTGGAGATCAAGAACATACGCAATCAGCTGAGAGCCTCGTTCTga
- the coro2ab gene encoding coronin-2B isoform X4: MSWQPPYYGSKFRHVYGKPASKGQNYDGLPITRSVHDNHCCAINPRFIAVVTECAGGGAFIVISIHHKGRVDPHHPRVCGHSAQVLDVKWDPFDDQRIASCSEDYTVKVWQIPCNGLKDDLIKPQKELLGHVRRVGLIEWHPTAKDILLSSAYDYRVCVWRVDNVGVLVVKTPVCVIHTHTGLVMSVSFSEDGSRIATTCRDRRVRVLEPRTGRTLQESCNESHKAFKVLFLSNRNLLLTTGTSKWNQRQFALWDPDDLSEPLLEEDVDGGSGVLFPFYDPDTYILYLAGKGDGNIRYYEVSVEKPYIHFLAEFRSPLPHKGLGVMPKRGLDTVQCEVFRFYRLVPAKDLVEPLSFIVPRKSEDFQEDIYPMTASNEAAMTAQEWLMGQNKGPLLMCLRPETKVQNPYPAPEQDTERSACSLHLLQEHYRAEKPSSQKAGDEINDLSEWQEDETQWNSWRDTHFGVWWCESAAYTPPAGDKEQLNVFYKQQEEIRSLRQKLSQRDTRIQQLELEIKNIRNQLRASF, encoded by the exons atgtcCTGGCAGCCTCCGTACTACGGATCAAAGTTCCGTCATGTTTATGGAAAACCAGCGAGTAAGGGTCAGAATTATGATGGTCTGCCAATCACCCGCAGTGTCCATGACAACCACTGCTGTGCCATCAATCCGCGCTTCATTGCAGTGGTCACTGAGTGCGCAGGGGGCGGAGCCTTCATCGTCATCTCCATACATCAC aaagGTCGTGTGGACCCTCATCATCCCCGTGTGTGTGGACACAGCGCCCAGGTTCTGGATGTTAAATGGGATCCATTTGATGACCAACGTATAGCTTCCTGTTCTGAAGACTACACG gttaaaGTTTGGCAGATTCCCTGTAATGGACTGAAGGATGATCTGATCAAACCTCAGAAGGAGTTGTTAGGCCATGTCCGGAGGGTGGGGCTTATTGAGTGGCATCCAACCGCAAAAGACATCTTGTTAAGCTCCGCCTATGATTATAGa gtgtgtgtgtggcgtgtagACAATGTGGGTGTGCTGGTGGTGAAGACgccagtgtgtgtgattcacacacacactggcctaGTGATGAGTGTGAGTTTCAGTGAGGATGGCAGCAGAATCGCTACAACATGCAGAGACAGACGAGTCCGAGTCCTTGAGCCGCGCACAGGGCGCACACTTCAg gagtcATGTAATGAGTCTCATAAGGCTTTCAAGGTCCTGTTTCTGTCCAACCGGAACCTGCTGCTCACAACTGGAACTTCCAAATGGAACCAGAGACAGTTTGCCTTGTGGGACCCg gatGATTTATCTGAGCCGTTGTTGGAGGAGGATGTGGATGGAGGTTCTGGtgttctctttcctttttatgACCCTGACACATACATTCTATACCTGGCTGGCAAg ggAGACGGTAATATCCGGTATTATGAAGTGAGTGTGGAGAAACCGTACATACATTTTCTGGCAGAATTTCGTTCTCCACTTCCACACAAGGGCCTag GTGTGATGCCGAAGCGAGGTTTAGACACCGTGCAGTGTGAAGTGTTTCGTTTTTATCGCCTCGTTCCTGCGAAAGACCTGGTGGAGCCGTTATCCTTTATTGTACCAAGAAAG TCTGAGGACTTTCAGGAGGACATTTATCCCATGACAGCGAGCAACGAGGCGGCCATGACGGCTCAGGAGTGGCTCATGGGGCAAAACAAAG GCCCGCTGCTGATGTGCCTGAGACCTGAGACTAAAGTGCAGAACCCGTATCCAGCTCCGGAGCAGGACACTGAGCGCTCAGCCTGCAGCCTGCATCTCCTTCAGGAACACTACAGAGCAGAGAAACCGAGCAGTCAGAAAGCAGGGGATGAAATCAATGACCTATCAGAGTGGCAGGAGGATGAGACTCAGTGGAACAGCtggagagacacacactttggtgtttggtggtgtgaGTCAGCAGCATACACACCACCGGCTGGAGACAAGGAG CAGCTGAATGTGTTTTATAAGCAGCAGGAAGAGATCAGGTCTCTGAGGCAGAAGCTCAGTCAGCGGGACACCAGGATTCAGCAGCTGGAGCTGGAGATCAAGAACATACGCAATCAGCTGAGAGCCTCGTTCTga